A single Deltaproteobacteria bacterium DNA region contains:
- a CDS encoding aminotransferase class III-fold pyridoxal phosphate-dependent enzyme, with amino-acid sequence MSAELFERYRDEIEDKYREMTPKSRAMLGTAKQYVAGGVTRETCWWKPYPVFVERGEGCYLYDIDGNVFLDHNNCFTAALLGHVHPKVVAAMNEAAPKLLGAGAATESIHQWAKILCDRFQSVDKVRFCCSGTEAVMFTFRAARAYTNKNKIMKQRGSYHGTINEVEPDMPTSSKGLPKNAAADMIYADYTNIEEIEKLVQDNKEDLAAILVNGIWFSKENDYLKFIKELAHENNILLIMDEVMSFRYALGGAQEYFNVMADLTAFGKFIGGGGLAVGAFGGRDDIMSLFSPLEQDEPVHHSGTFSANPVTVAAGIAALNEMTPELIARLNALGGELRTGFKEAFQEMEIQGGVSGESSLTMMRIGAPAIDPRRASAPETHQEIMRLFGLSLLNKTMFTPASGSLWALSEPMTENEIDQTVSAVKETLDELRPLIKEATPELILT; translated from the coding sequence ATGTCAGCCGAATTATTTGAAAGGTATCGAGATGAAATTGAAGATAAATATCGAGAGATGACACCAAAATCACGAGCCATGCTTGGAACGGCTAAACAGTATGTAGCCGGAGGAGTTACTAGGGAAACCTGCTGGTGGAAACCATATCCCGTTTTTGTCGAAAGAGGTGAAGGCTGCTATCTTTATGATATCGATGGGAATGTTTTTCTTGATCATAATAATTGCTTCACAGCCGCTTTATTGGGGCATGTTCATCCAAAAGTGGTAGCCGCCATGAACGAGGCCGCACCCAAACTGCTTGGCGCGGGAGCGGCCACGGAAAGCATTCATCAATGGGCCAAGATTTTATGCGATCGATTTCAATCCGTGGACAAAGTACGATTTTGCTGCTCTGGCACTGAAGCCGTTATGTTTACATTTCGCGCCGCTCGCGCGTATACCAATAAAAATAAAATTATGAAACAAAGGGGTTCTTACCACGGGACGATAAATGAGGTGGAACCCGACATGCCTACTTCTTCAAAGGGCCTGCCCAAAAACGCTGCGGCGGATATGATTTATGCGGACTATACAAATATAGAAGAAATCGAAAAACTTGTTCAAGACAACAAGGAAGACTTAGCCGCGATTCTCGTGAACGGAATATGGTTTTCCAAGGAGAATGATTATTTGAAATTTATTAAAGAGCTCGCACATGAAAATAACATTCTTCTTATTATGGATGAGGTCATGAGTTTCCGGTACGCGTTAGGCGGCGCTCAGGAGTACTTCAATGTTATGGCGGACCTTACCGCCTTTGGAAAATTCATTGGCGGAGGCGGGTTGGCGGTAGGTGCTTTTGGTGGCCGGGATGACATTATGAGTCTTTTTTCTCCATTGGAACAAGATGAACCGGTGCACCACTCTGGAACTTTTTCAGCAAATCCCGTCACCGTAGCGGCCGGTATTGCAGCATTAAATGAAATGACGCCCGAACTCATCGCAAGGCTCAATGCTCTTGGAGGTGAGCTTAGAACAGGCTTTAAGGAGGCTTTCCAGGAGATGGAAATCCAGGGAGGTGTAAGCGGTGAAAGCTCTCTTACTATGATGCGCATTGGCGCACCCGCCATAGATCCCCGCCGCGCTTCGGCCCCGGAAACACATCAAGAAATTATGAGGCTTTTTGGACTCTCACTCCTTAACAAAACAATGTTTACTCCGGCATCCGGTTCATTATGGGCTCTTTCCGAACCTATGACAGAAAACGAAATTGATCAAACTGTATCGGCAGTTAAAGAGACCCTCGATGAATTACGTCCTTTGATAAAGGAAGCGACACCTGAGCTTATCTTGACTTAA